One Haliaeetus albicilla chromosome 20, bHalAlb1.1, whole genome shotgun sequence genomic window, CTTCCTCCCCCCATGCAAATTAAAggcaaggctgcagcagctgtaaCCAGAGGGCTAGAAGCTGGAAAATGTCACACCACAGTTGAAGTGAAACTGATATAAATCCATGAAGTGAtgatctctttaaaaaaattaaattccaaaCAAACGCATTTAATAACCTTTTCCACATGAGTAATGCAGAGAGGGTTTATATATGGATGGATATTTTGAAGGTTAACAAATGTTTGTGTAGCTAATGGTTCTTGATGTTAAATATTAACAAACAGTTGTTCACTAACAATTATCGAACACTTGATCACGCTAAAACACAGACATAGCTTTTAAGAGACACCTAACTGGAAAGCTGGATCGGGAAGCAAATTGGCTCAGCTAAAAAGTCTGTCACAGAGGAGCGTGAggattaaaaaaggaaaatgggcTTCTGAGTAAGATAACATGAGGCTGTTTGTAACCATAGGAAGCTTTCTGCACTTGTGGCAGTATGACGAGAAGGAGGTCGCCAACATACATAATCTATTGATCCATTGAGGTTTTGCAGTTCTCTAGTACTTTCCTTTCAGTCATCCAATTCCTGAAGCTATATGTAAGCTAAAGCATCTGTTTTTCTGGATTGGCGAAACAGATTATGTTCCATTTACCTGATCTTAGGCTGCAACTCCTAGGAATTCCCAGAACATGCTCTAGTTACTTGAAAAACCTCAAAATGACTCTGTAATTTATGCCTGCAGGACAAGAGAGTTGCAACaaaaagtgagattttttttttttctccacatcATGCAAATAAATCCATGTGCTCTAGTAACTAATCTGTTGCAGACAAATTTGTATAACAAAAGTGTGTGGGCAGACAGATGAGTTCTGCTGGAGGGCAGTGTTTAGCCAGAGCTTTAACTGGTAGCCCTTCTGGGTATTTACTAAATGTTAAGGGCTGTGTAGTTTGGCATTTCtgtgttgttgtttgggtttttttttactgcctttgtgctggttttggctggggtagagttaattttcttcatagtagctagtatggggctatgttttggatttgtgctgaaaacagtgttgataacacagggatgtttttgttcctgctgagcagtgcttacacagagccaaggactttgctgcttctcaccccaccccaccagcaagcaggctgggggggcacaaggagctgggaggggacacagctgggacagctgaccccagctgacccaagggatgtcccacaccatatgacgtcatgtTCAGCATATAAAGGtaggggaagaagaaggggggggggggcacattcggagtgatggcatttgtctttcCAAGTCACCATTACACACGATGGAGCCCTGCTTGCCGGGAGATGGCtcaacacctgcctgcccacggGAAGCAGTGAAggaattctttgttttgctttgcttgcgtatgcagcttttgctttacctgttaaactgtctttatctcagcccacgagttttctctcttttacccttctgattctctcccctatcccactgtgagggaggtgagtgagcggctgcatggtgcttagttgctggctggggttaaaccatggcacCTTTTACTGTGAAGACTTTGCTTTCTACATTGTGGAGTCTGAAGGTCCAACTTCACCCTGtctgaagtgtgtgtgtggagaaaaaccccacaatttAATAGTGAAACTATAAGAAGTTAAGACTGCTGAAGCATCGTCTAATGCAGTGTTTCTCCAGTTTTGTAGGTCTGCTTCCCTTTTGAGCCCCTCTGATTACCATTTCCTTCTTCTCAGAGGGTGAGAAGTTCTTCCACAttaggaggaaggaaaagtggATGTAATTGCTGCAAGTATTTACATTCTCCAGGGAACAGGTAACTACCTTTAATTGCTGGCAGCAGCTAGGCAATTAGCTGTTCTCTGAGTAGTATAAACACTTTATGGCCTTCTTTGAACTCCTTTGAGAACCCCCTTGAGATAGATGCATCACAATTTGAGGAAACACAGATCTAAAGACAAGTAGAATTGTGGAAAAGCTTCTGCACAAGAAACGCAGTTATAAACTTCATTCTGACATTGTGATGGGAATCTTTTATTGGTTTCTGGAGTTCTTAAAATTGTTTTAGGCTTTGTAAGAAACTGTACAGATTGCACTATAAAAATGCTGTTATACTAGACTGACTCATAAAAAGCACAGTCAATAATTATGCACCAAGACAAGGAGTTGTCCTATGATTTTCATTCTCTATTTAACTCGTTAATTCTGGTTAGCTCAGTCTTTCCATTCTTCATCCAATGACATTCCAAAGGAACGTGTGTTTGTATAGCCTAGGGACTTTCTCTGCTATGAGTTAAGCCCAATTTTGAGATTCTCGATGTAGCAAATACATTGCTGCATATGGTGGTTATTAATTTTTGTAATGATATTGCAGTCATGATCCTTCAACTGTAAAAGTTATTCTCTGCTGTGCAGAGATTTATCAACTTTGGTGATTGTGGCCCTCTGAGGAGTTATGTTTGTGCAAGGTATGCCTGGTTATTCCTGATTCTCATTCACTAGACTGAGTCAACCTTCAGTCTCTTGTTCTGGAAATGCAAGTTTTTGTGCATCTAGGGTTTCTGGTTAGGGCTTGCCATCAAGTTCCTGTAAGCTGCAAAGATGGAAGACTGCTCTTCTGCAGACTAGCATCTTTTGCAGGTGACCGGCTGTCTGTTACATGTAGTGTAGGGAAACTGAGTAACACTAATTGCATAAATCAGTCAGATTCAACAAGTTTTGATTGACTGAGACTCACCTCAATGACCTCTGTAGCATCTAGAAGTTAAGACCTAGCCTGTTTACTCATCTGCACTGTACCAGAGATGAAGCCTATCCTTCAtacgtattttttttttaatgaggaatcTCCTCTTCTAACATGAAAAAGGTTCTGGCCTTTCAACTGTACAGAATACATTTTTGTCACAAGAAACAGTTAAGCAGTTAATGATGAATGAAATCTAATACAGAATTCTTGGGACCCAAACTGTGTTTCTTCTAATTGCTATTTTCCGTGTAATTAGACTTAGTCCACATCACAAAAGTCCATTACAGTTTTACAATATTCTAGCACGCTTTTCCACAAAACTCTTGTACCCTTAGCAATCTGGcaagtttaaaaccagcaaaCTCATAGAATATTGTTTCATGAATGATTCAAACTCAGCAAAGGTTTCCTTGCTGTAGTGTATAAATAGCCAAAGATATAACAGCCAAGAACACTGTTTGGAGTTGAGCTATGCAACATAAAGGAAGGCTCTCCCAGTCTGAGAAATTATCCTTTTAACTGCTGATTTGACACATGTATGGCAGCTatgtgatttttatatataagtaTTTAAAAGTAGAGTATAAGAGATTCCTTAAAAGTATCTACAACCAGTAGGCTGCTATAGTAATAGCTAGCATGTCTTACAGTTGCATCATCTTATAAAATTTACTGTGAATAAGCAAGGATAAAATGTTCTgctctaaggaaaaaaaagctactttGGAATTTGCAACAAATACTTACATGAACTAAAGAAGTTCTTAATATGAATTGTCATCTCTAATGATCTGAGTGATTGGACAAAACTTTCCATCTTATAATTGAAATAACTCTAAGTAGAAAAAGAGGGTAAGTCGGtgtgtttgctgctgttgtgcagttTCCTGAGGTGGTGAGATGATGATGTGAAGCCAGTAACACGACTGTTTATATATTCTTCATTCTGATGACGGCTTGTTCTGGCTTACCAGCAACTTCATTTCTTGTTTATCTATGCTGGAATTTACACTTTCGGCCTCTTTTTCTTGTTCAGGTACACAAGTGCACCCCACTGGGATAGTGACATAATCTTCTGTGTAGACGTAACGGCCCCCAGCACATGACGACGTGCGCCGGAGGATGACTGTTGGCATGTACACAGGGGTGCTGCGGAAGTGAAAATTCTCCTCGCCAAAGATCCCCATGAGGCAGCCTTTGCACAGACAGTATGCTTCAGGAATGTATTTAGGATACCTTGTGGGATCATACGAAATTCTATAGGGAAGCAAATGATAAAGATTCATTAGTATCTCTAAACCCACATATATTCATCtggaaaatattattataatgTTATTTGACTGTAAACATTTAtacaatgtttattttttctttgccagGAAAAATAGCTGAAGCTGTTGCTGTCTGGCTTCCTATTTGTGaagtgtaaagaaaaaacatgaacAACTTACAGAACCGATCAGGTCCTACAGTGCACACTGAAGTATGAAGTGACTCGCTTTCCAAAATGTGAGATACAGGAGCTTAAGCCCaataaattttgcattttggaCTGAACCCGTAAATAGAGCATTGGAAAGGACATAGGCATTTCCAAACTTTTGATCTGCCTCGAGTCCTTAAAAAATTGGTACAAATCcttgttatcattattattgttgaAGCTATGAcgtgatgttttaaaattttataattaaaatagatttaaattGTACTATTATTTCTGCAATAGTTTTTGCTCCCTGCTATACTTGAGGTTATAAAGGTGCCTTCCTCTTGAAAGCAGaagtctgtatttctttctctaattCACCTCCACTGTCTCTTCCTCTAACCAGAGAAGAGTAACAGTCACATGCTCACACTGAGATAAACTGCAAAGTTAAtgttttttctgccctttcctccTACGTTTGGCAGTAAAGCCTTGTCCCAAAGCTTCAAAAGTATAGCCTCAAATTTTTTGTTGCCTTACAGTCTGTTGTTTGaccctttctttttgtttattaatGCCCCGTCTCTAGAAATTCCTGATTAGCAGGAGCTGGAAAGCTTGTAACCTAAGTACAGCTTGGACCAACAAAGTCCAAGTTCCAACATTCCTCTCTGGATGTTGTTGGGCGCAGAAGCGAAGATGTGATACTGTGGTCTCAAGACATACAGATCCTGGCTGACCTACAGCAATTGCTTTTAGTGAAGAGAGTAAAAGCTGATAAAGTCTGCttgttttttgaaataaaagaaaaaaaaagtacacagCGGAGTACACGTACTGGAGTGTGTAGCCACACTGCTTATTGTGGTGGTGATGTATTTGTTCCTTTGTTCTTTACCCACTTTTCCTGCTTATACTAGAAGTAATTGCTGGGCATGGCTGTAACTTGTACATTATGACAACTGTGTGTCATTATTCTAGAAAAGATGTCTGCACCTCcagaaaaagaggatttttttaatatgtttaaCTCCCATGCCAGCTGTCCTCTCTGTACCTTTAAACTTCCTCCAGATGACCTTCTGCTCTCACACTGTTACAAAACTAGCCCTGCTTCAGCACTGCTTGCACTGTCCAGCTGGAGAGGGATGACTGCTCTCTTTGGCTGGGTAAGCATTCAGCCCAGAAGCACCACCAGCCGCCTCTCGGTGCTCCTCCTCCAGAGCCCGTCCCCCCTTTGCGAGGATGCCAACCCCGAGTACGTTATCAGAAGCCCTTATCCACCTGCCAGGTAACAGAAAACCCTTTTCTGCCCTTTCCTCTGCTCCTACTTTCACACAGTAGACAGTTAGACCTACACATGGTGCACAGCAGAAGTACCCTACAGGCTGTTACTGGCATGCAGAGAGCATGAAGACACATTGggaggtcacctagtccaaatTCCTCCATGAAGCAAGCTCAGATGTACTTCCCCATCTTTGTCCAGCCTGTTCTTAAAAACCTCCAGAGGAGATCCCCAGCCTGCCCAGAGGCTCTGGTGCAGTATTTCACCGGCTCTTTACTCGGTAAGTTCTCCTAACAGTGAAGtggagcatttttttcctgcaaactAAATCAACCATTTCCCATGTTTGGATGGGAAGTTTCAGCAGCTGAGGCTAAAAACCTGAGTAATAGTCAAAGATTTGCTAGCAGAGAGAATGTTCAAGCCTGTAATGTTTACTGTGAAGTGCTGCAAAACCAGTAAAAATCCTGGGCACTGGGTTTTAAGCCATCCTCTACTTGGGATCAGGATAGGATCACCACGCAGTAGATGAAGTGGGGCAACTacataagaaaaatgaataaatgaaatacCTGTCATCAATATAATTATTTATGGCATGATACAAACTACTAAGCATACAatgcccccctccccacagtAGTTTCAAAATAACcgattttaaaaactgcagtaGACTTAAGAGTGATTCCTAACTTGTGTTTCCCAGGGTTTGTACCACTTCCTTGGGTATCAAAGTGTTAGCCTTTTATCTTTTCAGGTGGTCTCTGAGATGAggtttcagctgcagaagaggCAGCATTAAGTCTGCCTCGTGCTTTGATTGCGCAGTCACTTCTAGTCAACAAAATCTGCACTTGCCAAAACAGGCTGCCTGGCTCTCCCTCTCACCTCCGCCCCTGGGTTAATGCTGATGTTCTTCTGGTCACAGGATTGATCAGGGAATTCATCCAACTGAACAGTAACTTCATCAAAAGCTGGATTTTGGTCCTTCAGCTGTCTTGCCACATATACACAGAGCCCTACACAAACAAGCCCGTGTGAACAAGCAGCTGTAGATGGGGGCAGAAGGGAGCTGCCCTTTTCAGAAGTATCACCAGTTTATCAGGTTAAAACAAATCTGGAATCACAGCTTTAGCTAAACACAAACTTGGTTATCCTGTCATCAAAGAAAagagtgggggtttttttgttttttttttttgcaatgacCATATAATCTGGATTCTTTGTCTTTGTTAGGAATTTGTTTTCCTCACAGAAAAATCTGACCAGTTCTCTCATAGCCAGACATCTGTGATGTTGCAGATACTTTTTTGCAAAGCTTCTCTGTCCCATTTATACTTGCTTACTTTCCCCAGGAAATACCTTCATGTTACAGGATCTCACACcaatgtgaaataaaatgtcTGGTAGCtagcagaagggaagaaagtgAAACACAGGCTCTTCTACCATGATACATTCCCATTTCAAACTCAAGTGTGAATAATTTCAGTGGTGGATTGTTAAACACACTGTATGTCAAGTCACTGGTATTTCCTCGACTGGATTATCTCTAGCACCTGGTTTATGATGTTACTGGAAAGCATGAACATGCTTCTGGATGCAAACATAAGAGTTTTCTCTAATAACAAGAGAACACTGTCACTGTAATCATGGTCTACAACAAACTTCCCCCTCCAAATTCCCACATGGCAAAAGTCAGGTATAAATTAGGTTTTTTTGGAAAGATGGTGTGGTGTGGTTTTCTACTTTCCATAGAAAAATCTCTTATACTGCTAAGTTTGATGTAGATACCTCTACTCCATCATGTGAGGATTGGAAGGAATCAGAGAGGATCCAAACCCA contains:
- the IL17D gene encoding interleukin-17D yields the protein MQRGRVRAALAALLCAALLPLRPEAVKAPKRPARTRTCGERPEELLEQLYGRLAAGMLSAFHHTLQPEPPGRQHNASCPAGGRPAADKRFRLPVNLRSASPWAYRISYDPTRYPKYIPEAYCLCKGCLMGIFGEENFHFRSTPVYMPTVILRRTSSCAGGRYVYTEDYVTIPVGCTCVPEQEKEAESVNSSIDKQEMKLLVSQNKPSSE